From one Cereibacter sphaeroides 2.4.1 genomic stretch:
- the egtB gene encoding ergothioneine biosynthesis protein EgtB, with amino-acid sequence MPQQTTAMPLSRTHAQDLFARTRAMTARLAQPLAPEDMMLQSMEDASPAKWHLAHTTWFFEEFILKPHAPGYRSPDDRFAFLFNSYYVQAGPRHARAKRGLVSRPGVQAVLDYRAHVDEALGTLLERSDDPEVATLAELGCHHEMQHQELLVTDLLHAFSYNPLLPAYRDPEPMAVTAEEPLRFMRHEGGLMEIGHAGDGFAYDCEGPRHRVWLDPYEIAERPVTNRDWIAFMEAGGYATQTLWLMEGWAVRERERWDAPLYWWQQDGVWWTYTLRGPQPVNLDAPVCHVSYYEAEAFARWAGARLPTEAEWEVAFRDRPLAGNFLEQGALRPLPSGSPWGDVWEWTQSSFSPYPGFRPPEGALGEYNGKFMVNQYVLRGGSCATPAAQMRPTYRTFFYPHQRWQMMGLRLARDV; translated from the coding sequence ATGCCCCAGCAGACAACCGCCATGCCGCTCTCGCGGACCCATGCGCAGGATCTCTTTGCGCGGACCCGCGCCATGACGGCCCGACTGGCCCAGCCGCTCGCGCCCGAGGACATGATGCTGCAGTCGATGGAGGATGCGAGCCCGGCCAAGTGGCATCTCGCCCATACGACCTGGTTCTTCGAGGAATTCATCCTGAAGCCGCATGCGCCGGGCTACCGTTCGCCCGACGACCGCTTCGCCTTCCTGTTCAACTCCTATTATGTGCAGGCCGGCCCCCGCCATGCCCGCGCCAAGCGCGGGCTCGTCTCGCGCCCCGGGGTGCAGGCGGTGCTCGACTACCGCGCCCATGTGGACGAGGCGCTCGGGACGCTTCTGGAGCGGAGCGACGACCCGGAGGTGGCGACGCTGGCCGAGCTCGGCTGCCATCACGAGATGCAGCATCAGGAGCTTCTGGTCACCGACCTGCTCCATGCCTTCTCCTACAACCCGCTGCTGCCCGCCTACCGCGATCCCGAGCCCATGGCCGTGACCGCCGAGGAGCCGCTCCGCTTCATGCGCCACGAGGGCGGGCTCATGGAGATCGGCCATGCGGGCGACGGGTTCGCCTACGATTGCGAGGGGCCGCGCCACCGCGTCTGGCTCGATCCCTACGAGATCGCCGAGCGGCCCGTCACCAACCGCGACTGGATCGCCTTCATGGAGGCGGGGGGCTACGCCACCCAGACCCTCTGGCTGATGGAGGGCTGGGCCGTGCGCGAGCGCGAGCGCTGGGACGCGCCGCTCTACTGGTGGCAGCAGGACGGTGTCTGGTGGACCTATACGCTGCGCGGGCCGCAGCCGGTCAATCTCGACGCGCCCGTGTGCCATGTGAGCTATTACGAGGCCGAGGCCTTCGCCCGCTGGGCGGGTGCCCGGCTGCCCACGGAAGCCGAGTGGGAGGTGGCCTTCCGCGACCGTCCGCTTGCGGGCAATTTCCTCGAACAGGGGGCGCTCAGGCCGCTGCCTAGCGGCAGCCCTTGGGGCGATGTCTGGGAATGGACGCAGAGCTCGTTCAGCCCCTATCCCGGCTTCCGCCCGCCCGAAGGCGCGCTCGGCGAATATAACGGGAAGTTCATGGTCAACCAGTATGTGCTGCGCGGCGGCTCCTGCGCCACGCCCGCGGCCCAGATGCGGCCGACCTACCGGACCTTCTTCTATCCGCACCAGAGGTGGCAGATGATGGGCCTCCGGCTCGCGAGGGACGTGTGA
- the egtD gene encoding L-histidine N(alpha)-methyltransferase, which produces MDALVIRNPELLADALRGLSQSPKRMEPKWFYDAEGSALFERITELPEYYPTRTETAILTAGADRLAAHVPEGAELVELGSGASVKTRLLLDRLTGLSAYVPVDISASFLKETARALARDYPDLPIHPVVADFTKPLRLADEGHPRVGFFPGSTLGNLDPEGARALMRGVRDWPGIRGFIVGIDLIKDEDTLVRAYDDAAGVTAAFNLNLLHRMNREIGADFDPDRFAHRAIWNAEKARIEMHLESLEDQEVQIGPRRIRFRAGETIHTENSHKFSATSFAERAAEAGWRLADFLTDARRQFGVAVLEPA; this is translated from the coding sequence ATGGACGCGCTTGTCATCCGCAACCCCGAGCTTCTGGCCGATGCGCTGCGCGGCCTGTCGCAGAGCCCGAAGCGTATGGAGCCGAAATGGTTCTACGATGCCGAGGGCAGCGCGCTCTTCGAGCGCATCACGGAGCTGCCGGAATATTACCCGACCCGCACCGAGACCGCGATCCTGACCGCGGGCGCGGACCGTCTGGCCGCCCATGTGCCCGAGGGGGCGGAGCTGGTCGAACTCGGCAGCGGCGCGAGCGTCAAGACGCGGCTGCTGCTCGACCGTCTGACCGGTCTCTCGGCCTATGTGCCGGTCGACATCTCGGCGAGCTTCCTCAAGGAGACCGCGCGCGCTCTGGCCCGCGATTATCCCGACCTGCCGATCCATCCCGTCGTGGCCGATTTCACAAAGCCCCTGCGGCTGGCGGATGAGGGACACCCGCGCGTGGGCTTCTTCCCCGGCTCGACCCTGGGCAACCTCGACCCCGAAGGGGCACGGGCGCTGATGCGCGGCGTGCGCGACTGGCCGGGCATCCGGGGCTTCATCGTGGGGATCGATCTCATCAAGGACGAAGACACGCTGGTGCGCGCCTATGACGATGCGGCGGGGGTGACGGCGGCCTTCAACCTCAACCTGCTGCACCGGATGAACCGCGAGATCGGTGCGGATTTCGACCCGGACCGCTTTGCCCATCGCGCGATCTGGAACGCCGAGAAGGCGCGGATCGAGATGCATCTGGAAAGCCTCGAGGATCAGGAGGTGCAGATCGGCCCGCGCAGGATCCGCTTCAGGGCGGGCGAGACGATCCACACCGAGAACAGCCACAAGTTCTCGGCCACGAGCTTTGCCGAGCGGGCGGCCGAGGCGGGATGGCGGCTGGCCGATTTTCTCACGGACGCCCGGCGGCAGTTCGGCGTGGCGGTACTCGAGCCCGCCTGA
- the cryB gene encoding cryptochrome/photolyase CryB produces MTRLILVLGDQLSDDLPALRAADPAADLVVMAEVMEEGTYVPHHPQKIALILAAMRKFARRLQERGFRVAYSRLDDPDTGPSIGAELLRRAAETGAREAVATRPGDWRLIEALEAMPLPVRFLPDDRFLCPADEFARWTEGRKQLRMEWFYREMRRRTGLLMEGDEPAGGKWNFDTENRKPAAPDLLRPRPLRFEPDAEVRAVLDLVEARFPRHFGRLRPFHWATDRAEALRALDHFIRESLPRFGDEQDAMLADDPFLSHALLSSSMNLGLLGPMEVCRRAETEWREGRAPLNAVEGFIRQILGWREYVRGIWTLSGPDYIRSNGLGHSAALPPLYWGKPTRMACLSAAVAQTRDLAYAHHIQRLMVTGNFALLAGVDPAEVHEWYLSVYIDALEWVEAPNTIGMSQFADHGLLGSKPYVSSGAYIDRMSDYCRGCAYAVKDRTGPRACPFNLLYWHFLNRHRARFERNPRMVQMYRTWDRMEETHRARVLTEAEAFLGRLHAGEPV; encoded by the coding sequence GTGACACGGCTCATCCTCGTGCTGGGCGACCAGCTCAGCGACGATCTTCCGGCGCTGCGGGCGGCGGATCCGGCCGCAGATCTCGTGGTCATGGCCGAGGTGATGGAGGAGGGCACCTATGTCCCGCACCATCCGCAGAAGATCGCCCTGATCCTGGCCGCCATGCGCAAGTTCGCCCGCCGCCTGCAGGAACGCGGCTTCCGCGTGGCCTATTCCCGGCTGGACGATCCCGACACCGGACCCTCGATCGGGGCCGAGCTCCTGCGGCGGGCCGCAGAGACCGGCGCCCGCGAGGCGGTCGCGACCCGGCCCGGCGACTGGCGGCTGATCGAAGCGCTCGAGGCCATGCCCCTGCCCGTCCGCTTCCTGCCCGACGACCGGTTCCTCTGCCCGGCAGACGAGTTCGCCCGCTGGACCGAGGGACGCAAGCAGCTGCGCATGGAGTGGTTCTATCGCGAGATGCGCCGCAGGACCGGCCTCCTGATGGAGGGGGACGAGCCCGCGGGCGGGAAGTGGAACTTCGACACAGAGAACCGCAAGCCCGCGGCGCCCGACCTGCTGCGTCCGCGGCCGCTGCGGTTCGAGCCCGATGCCGAGGTGCGCGCGGTACTCGACCTCGTCGAGGCGCGCTTTCCGCGCCATTTCGGGCGGCTCCGCCCGTTCCACTGGGCCACCGACCGGGCCGAGGCGCTTCGGGCGCTCGATCACTTCATCCGCGAAAGCCTGCCGCGCTTCGGCGACGAGCAGGATGCGATGCTCGCCGACGATCCGTTCCTGAGCCATGCGCTCCTGTCCTCGTCGATGAACCTCGGGCTTCTCGGGCCGATGGAGGTCTGCCGCCGCGCCGAGACCGAGTGGCGCGAGGGCCGCGCGCCGCTGAACGCGGTCGAGGGCTTCATCCGGCAGATCCTCGGCTGGCGGGAGTATGTGCGGGGGATCTGGACGCTCTCGGGGCCGGATTACATACGCTCGAACGGGCTCGGCCACAGCGCCGCCCTGCCGCCGCTCTACTGGGGCAAGCCCACGCGGATGGCGTGCCTCTCCGCCGCGGTCGCCCAGACCCGCGATCTCGCCTATGCCCACCACATCCAGCGGCTGATGGTGACGGGCAATTTCGCGCTGCTGGCGGGCGTCGATCCCGCCGAGGTGCACGAATGGTATCTCTCGGTCTATATCGATGCGCTGGAATGGGTCGAGGCGCCGAACACGATCGGGATGAGCCAGTTCGCCGATCACGGGCTCCTCGGCTCGAAACCCTATGTCTCGTCCGGCGCCTATATCGACCGGATGTCGGATTACTGCCGCGGCTGCGCCTATGCGGTGAAGGACCGGACGGGACCCCGCGCCTGCCCCTTCAACCTGCTCTACTGGCACTTCCTGAACCGGCACCGCGCGCGGTTCGAGCGCAACCCCCGCATGGTCCAGATGTATCGCACCTGGGACCGGATGGAGGAGACCCATCGCGCGCGGGTTCTGACCGAGGCGGAGGCCTTCCTCGGGCGGCTCCACGCGGGCGAGCCGGTCTGA
- a CDS encoding DUF2218 domain-containing protein: MISTARLETPNASKYLQQLCKHFAHKVEVRFDETEGHCALPPGPAVLRADADGLTVQVEAEDAKGLIQARFVIDSHLVTFAFREGFTGLDWSRP; the protein is encoded by the coding sequence ATGATCTCGACTGCCCGCCTTGAGACGCCCAACGCCTCGAAATATCTCCAGCAGCTCTGCAAGCATTTCGCCCACAAGGTGGAGGTCCGCTTCGACGAAACCGAGGGCCACTGCGCCCTGCCCCCCGGCCCGGCGGTCCTTCGGGCGGACGCGGACGGGCTGACGGTGCAGGTCGAGGCCGAGGATGCCAAGGGCCTGATCCAGGCGCGCTTCGTGATCGATTCCCACCTCGTGACCTTCGCCTTCCGCGAGGGCTTCACCGGGCTCGACTGGAGCCGACCCTGA